One Falco peregrinus isolate bFalPer1 chromosome 6, bFalPer1.pri, whole genome shotgun sequence DNA segment encodes these proteins:
- the LUM gene encoding lumican, translated as MTLNSLPVFLLLISGIFCQYDYGPGDDYGYDPFGPSSAVCAPECNCPLSYPTAMYCDNLKLKTIPIVPSGIKYLYLRNNMIEGIEENTFDNVTDLQWLILDHNHLENSKIKGRVFSKLKNLKKLHINYNNLTEAVGPLPKTLDDLQLSHNKITKVNPGALEGLVNLTVIHLQNNQLKADSISGAFKGLNSLLYLDLSFNQLTKLPTGLPHSLLMLYFDNNQISNVPNEYFQGFKALQYLRLSHNKLTDSGIPGNVFNITSLVELDLSFNQLKSIPTVSENLENFYLQVNKINKFPLSSFCKVVGPMTYSKITHLRLDGNNLTRADLPQEMYNCLRVAAEVSLE; from the exons ATGACTTTAAACTCCCTACCCGTCTTTCTGTTATTGATTAGTGGCATTTTTTGTCAATATGACTATGGTCCTGGAGATGATTATGGTTATGATCCTTTTGGGCCATCCTCAGCAGTCTGTGCCCCAGAATGTAATTGTCCTTTAAGCTACCCTACTGCCATGTATTGTGACAATCTTAAACTGAAAACCATTCCAATTGTGCCAAGTGGAATAAAATACCTTTATCTTCGAAACAATATGATTGAGGGCATTGAAGAGAACACATTTGATAACGTAACAGACCTACAGTGGCTGATCCTAGATCACAACCATTTGGAAAATTCGAAAATTAAGGGAAGAGTCTTCTCTAAACTAAAGAATCTGAAGAAACTTCACATTAACTACAACAATTTGACGGAAGCAGTTGGACCACTCCCCAAAACTCTGGATGACCTGCAATTAAGTCACAACAAGATCACAAAAGTCAATCCTGGTGCACTTGAGGGGCTGGTGAATCTGACTGTCATTCACCTCCAGAACAACCAGCTGAAAGCAGATTCTATTTCTGGGGCTTTTAAAGGCCTGAATTCACTTTTGTATCTTGACTTAAGTTTCAATCAACTTACAAAGCTACCAACAGGACTGCCTCATTCCTTACTCATGCTGTATTTTGATAATAACCAGATCTCCAATGTTCCCAATGAGTACTTCCAGGGTTTTAAAGCCTTGCAATATTTACGTTTATCCCACAATAAATTAACAGATTCTGGAATACCAGGCAATGTTTTCAATATCACGTCACTGGTTGAGTTGGATCTCTCCTTCAATCAGCTGAAGAGCATTCCAACTGTCAGTGAGAACCTCGAAAACTTCTACCTCCAAGTCAACAAAATTAACA AGTTCCCGTTGAGCAGCTTCTGTAAGGTTGTTGGGCCAATGACCTATTCCAAGATCACACATTTGCGGCTGGATGGAAACAATCTGACTCGGGCTGACCTGCCACAGGAAATGTACAACTGCCTTCGGGTGGCGGCTGAGGTTTCACTGGAGTGA